The Carassius auratus strain Wakin chromosome 40, ASM336829v1, whole genome shotgun sequence genome has a segment encoding these proteins:
- the LOC113058306 gene encoding TRPM8 channel-associated factor homolog, with the protein MAREQDYYTIMNGLQELDFQGKAVPSDLILIGDSAFPLAMNPRGQVLMAASHYGQGRVVVLGHEQYLTRFPVLIKNAIMWLMPCTGNAGIVGIQKKLRSVAENLNYCPIKTELGDFRNGLAVYITDAYSVESCAKDLIAFIKAGGGLIIAGQAWHWAATHPQENTIKNFPGNKVCSVAGIYFSEHCGEVGIFPVPRNIPSNWLAVSIGKDFKDDLKFLLEGVSEFDVQGGAQASEVLVHGPLAFPIAVTPDEKAFIAGAYYGKGRVILVSLEGYMGRDSLSTFLINAIKWLDEGRKGVIGILPSLQAAHTVLSKSGLDCQLTGFRADLSVYVCTSYSDAQCAEIQDFVAEGGGLMIGGHACYWARTNCGCNVMTDYAGNRILNKMGLCLLGNTLAGGLYKAPEVENRSKEVYHFRSMLHRFAEHVRRGHELTNHEQSCLKHLGNDCASYLRMRFHDSAAYTSMVALLSDIVKEVGVPQVSSKCPVQSEKDRLMLHIGTEVYKVSPDPDALLPYIIKDRPNLPTVSNARVRISANTAAHKEWISTGLYLSPGMKTCIAVPPEIVGKNWQVQLGCQTDNIDRLDVLKRAPVVHERFPLDTKMVQVCNLWGGLIYLIAPPQSKVDGVEIVVHVSVQAPYFKSGETSVADWVNRIRQAPAPWAELEFENIIITLESEYIRNLDCPDEVAKLWDTIMRSVADLAAKPRKFPRKERFVADVQISSGWMHAGYPIMMHSTSAPELVNVQEAYKSGLWGPIHELGHNQQRGVWEFPPHTTECTCNLWSVYVHEEVLGLNRSNAHPAMTLEKRQARTTKYCSGGKDLNSWRKWTALETYMQLQEKFGWDAFKKVFAAYHDMNGVPNDNAGKMNLYAETFSKVVNLNLCPFFKAWGWPIQTSTQEKISHLPEWSDHPMVQYA; encoded by the exons ATGGCACGTGAACAGGACTACTACACAATCATGAATGGGTTGCAGGAGCTTGATTTTCAAGGGAAAGCAGTGCCCAGTGATCTTATACTAATAGGTGACAGTGCCTTTCCACTTGCCATGAATCCAAGAGGTCAGGTGTTAATGGCTGCATCTCATTATGGTCAGGGACGTGTGGTGGTGTTGGGACATGAGCAATACCTAACACGCTTCCCTGTCCTGATAAAGAATGCCATAATGTGGCTCATGCCATGTACTGGTAATGCTGGTATTGTAGGGATTCAGAAGAAATTACGTTCAGTAGCTGAAAACTTGAACTATTGCCCTATCAAGACCGAGCTAGGAGACTTTCGGAATGGATTAGCTGTATATATCACAGATGCTTACAGTGTTGAGAGCTGTGCAAAGGATCTGATTGCATTCATCAAAGCTGGGGGTGGCTTGATCATTGCTGGCCAGGCCTGGCATTGGGCTGCAACCCACCCGCAAGAAAACACCATAAAGAACTTCCCAGGAAACAAGGTGTGCAGTGTTGCAGGAATTTACTTCTCAGAACACTGTGGAGAAGTTGGCATCTTTCCTGTTCCAAGAAACATCCCTTCTAATTGGCTTGCTGTATC TATAGGCAAGGACTTTAAAGATGACCTAAAGTTCCTGCTAGAAGGTGTGTCTGAGTTCGACGTCCAAGGTGGGGCTCAAGCATCTGAGGTGTTGGTGCACGGACCATTAGCATTTCCCATTGCAGTCACTCCAGATGAAAAAGCATTCATTGCTGGTGCCTATTATGGGAAAGGTCGAGTAATTCTGGTGTCACTTGAAGGCTACATGGGTCGGGACTCTCTGTCCACTTTCCTGATCAATGCTATCAAGTGGCTTGACGAGGGTCGCAAGGGTGTTATTGGCATCCTACCCAGCCTACAGGCAGCCCACACAGTACTGAGCAAATCTGGTTTAGATTGTCAGTTGACTGGTTTCAGAGCAGACCTAAGCGTCTATGTTTGCACTTCATATAGTGATGCCCAGTGTGCTGAGATCCAAGATTTTGTTGCTGAAGGCGGAGGTCTTATGATTGGGGGTCATGCATGCTATTGGGCTCGCACCAACTGTGGGTGCAATGTGATGACCGATTATGCAGGAAATCGCATTCTTAATAAGATGGGTCTTTGTCTCTTGGGCAACACTTTGGCTGGGGGGTTATATAAAGCTCCAGAGGTAGAGAACAGGTCTAAAGAGGTGTACCACTTTCGTAGCATGCTACATCGCTTTGCTGAGCATGTAAGACGGGGGCATGAACTGACAAATCATGAACAGAGCTGCTTGAAACATCTGGGCAATGACTGTGCCAGTTACCTTCGCATGCGATTTCATGACAGTGCTGCCTATACTTCAATGGTGGCACTTCTTAGTGACATAGTGAAGGAGGTAGGTGTTCCACAAGTGTCTAGTAAATGCCCTGTTCAGAGTGAAAAAGACCGCCTGATGCTCCACATTGGGACTGAGGTATACAAAGTGTCTCCTGATCCTGATGCCCTTCTTCCATACATCATTAAGGACAGACCTAACTTGCCGACTGTGTCTAATGCAAGAGTTCGGATCAGTGCCAACACTGCAG ctcatAAAGAATGGATAAGCACAGGCTTATATCTTTCTCCTGGTATGAAGACTTGCATAGCAGTACCTCCAGAGATTGTGGGGAAAAATTGGCAG GTGCAGCTTGGTTGCCAAACGGATAACATTGATAGATTAGATGTTCTGAAACGGGCTCCTGTGGTCCATGAGCGATTCCCTTTGGACACAAAGATGGTCCAAGTCTGCAATCTATGGGGAGGGCTCATCTACCTAATAGCACCTCCTCAAAGCAAAGTGGATGGGGTGGAAATTGTTGTGCATGTCTCAGTACAGGCTCCATATTTCAAGTCTG GAGAGACCAGTGTGGCTGACTGGGTGAACAGGATCCGTCAGGCACCTGCCCCCTGGGCGGAGCTTGAATTCGAGAACATCATCATAACTTTAGAATCAGAATATATAAGGAATCTGGACTGCCCTGATGAGGTGGCTAAACTTTGGGATACCATAATGAGAAGTGTTGCTGACCTGGCAGCAAAGCCTCGCAAGTTCCCCCGTAAAGAGCGGTTTGTTGCAGATGTTCAGATCTCAAGCG GTTGGATGCATGCTGGATATCCCATCATGATGCACTCTACCTCTGCCCCAGAACTAGTAAATGTACAGGAAGCCTATAAAAGTGGTTTGTGGGGACCCATTCACGAGCTGGGTCATAACCAGCAGCGTGGAGTTTGGGAGTTCCCTCCACACACCACTGAGTGCACTTGCAACCTATGGTCAGTGTACGTACATGAGGAAGTGCTGGGTTTGAATAGGTCTAATGCTCATCCAGCCATGACTCTAGAAAAACGCCAGGCTCGTACCACAAAGTATTGCAGTGGCGGTAAGGATTTAAACAGCTGGAGAAAGTGGACGGCACTTGAGACTTACATGCAG CTTCAGGAAAAATTTGGCTGGGATgctttcaaaaaagtttttgctGCCTACCATGATATGAATGGAGTGCCAAACGACAATGCAGGCAAGATGAATCTGTATGCTGAGACCTTCTCCAAAGTGGTCAACCTGAATCTTTGCCCCTTCTTCAAAGCGTGGGGTTGGCCCATCCAGACCAGCACACAAGAGAAAATCTCTCATCTCCCTGAGTGGAGTGACCATCCTATGGTCCAGTATGCATAA